In the Hordeum vulgare subsp. vulgare chromosome 7H, MorexV3_pseudomolecules_assembly, whole genome shotgun sequence genome, one interval contains:
- the LOC123406918 gene encoding uncharacterized protein LOC123406918, with amino-acid sequence MQMDQSGGGDADGSISCAAPTTVSRAPGFTRVSPLPTVNGEQVPVAPAAAAAVAAAKGKKKSRAKKAAHPRMHLDKAESVAYKANMMAREAAMVAKAKAEEAQEAARIAKTKAEEAEEAAQAAEAAKETEWAQCEEELLASRFRARWNEQYARHGATFQETTSIPPMRYTYPTPEEQCYIETAETLQIVSLKIVSINDTLHWPLEVFGMVAVRDILDHKRNIIFQRQRNNCQIINANDPYLALTGPSRAVAVSMEPSHIEISLKVKGATKSDDKDLSELVLNFRSGCVLGGIYPSRLSTLEFKYDHIPCAVEATISIKVTGGSWPDGFRGVFTACDTVDDDLKVKLLGFEDGGLPVGADGMIKLSRSVVSAGFDEMLKVSAMVYPINGDKVADSSEVALKPEMAGISPRVLKVGSCSMEVSVGWSLFCR; translated from the exons CGTGTCAAGGGCCCCCGGTTTCACCCGGGTTTCTCCCTTGCCTACTGTGAATGGCGAACAAGTGCCTGTTgctcctgccgccgccgccgccgtcgccgccgccaagGGGAAGAAGAAATCCAGGGCGAAGAAGGCTGCGCATCCGCGGATGCACTTGGACAAGGCTGAATCCGTTGCGTACAAAGCTAATATGATGGCGAGGGAGGCTGCCATGGTAGCCAAGGCCAAGGCCGAGGAGGCCCAAGAAGCTGCCAGGATAGCCAAGACCAAGGCCGAGGAGGCTGAAGAAGCTGCCCAGGCcgccgaggcggcg AAGGAGACGGAGTGGGCGCAGTGCGAGGAAGAATTGCTCGCCTCCAGGTTCCGCGCCCGCTGGAACGAACAGTACGCCCGCCACGGCGCCACCTTCCAGGAAACTA CATCTATCCCGCCTATGCGTTACACTTACCCTACTCCGGAGGAGCAGTGCTACATCGAGACTGCAGAAACTCTGCAGATCGTTTCTCTCAAAATCGTGTCCATCAATGACACTTTACACTGGCCACTGGAAGTGTTTGGTATGGTTGCCGTGCGTGATATCTTGGATCACAAGCGCAACATTATCTTCCAGCGACAGAGGAATAACTGCCAAATCATCAATGCCAAT GATCCATACCTAGCATTGACAGGTCCAAGCCGTGCCGTTGCTGTGTCGATGGAACCTTCGCACATTGAGATTTCACTGAAAGTGAAGGGGGCCACTAAATCTGATGATAAAGACCTAAGCGAGCTAGTTTTGAATTTTAGATCTGGATGTGTGCTTGGAGGCATTTACCCTAGCAGGCTTAGCACGCTGGAATTTAAATACGATCACATTCCATGCGCTGTGGAGGCCACGATAAGCATAAAAGTCACTGGTGGGTCTTGGCCAGATGGTTTTCGAGGTGTGTTTACTGCTTGTGACACTGTAGATGATGATCTGAAAGTCAAGTTACTTGGTTTTGAAGATGGTGGATTGCCTGTTGGTGCTGATGGCATGATCAAGCTCTCACGCAGTGTGGTTTCCGCTGGCTTTGATGAGATGCTCAAAGTTTCTGCCATGGTATATCCTATTAACGGCGATAAAGTTGCTGATAGTAGCGAGGTAGCCTTAAAACCTGAGATGGCCGGTATAAGCCCCCGTGTGCTGAAGGTCGGCTCATGTAGTATGGAAGTTAGTGTTGGCTGGTCCCTTTTCTGTCGTTGA